In Pseudophryne corroboree isolate aPseCor3 chromosome 3 unlocalized genomic scaffold, aPseCor3.hap2 SUPER_3_unloc_17, whole genome shotgun sequence, the genomic stretch tctggtacatggaccctggtcatgtggggctgggaaagtcagtaagattatgtaataggggcctacagtaagtcagtaaggaggcagaagctgcttctggtacatggaccctggtcatgtagggctgggagagtcagtaagattatgtaataggggcctacagtaagtcagtaaggaggcagaagctgcttctgttacatggaccctggtcatgtagggctgggagagtcagttacattatgtaataggggcctacagtaagtcagtaaggaggcagaagctgcttctggtacatggaccctggtcatgtagggctgggagagtcagtaagagtgtgtaataggggcctacagtaagtcagtaaggaggcagaagctgcttctggtacatggaccctggtcatgtagggctgggagagtcagtaagattatgtaataggggcctacagtaagtcagtaaggaggcagaaactgcttctggtacatggaccctggtcatctagggctgggagtcagtaagattatgtaataggtgcctacagtaagtcagtaaggaggcagaagctgcttctggtacatggaccctggtcatgtagggctgggagagtcagtaagattgtgtaataggggcctacattaagtcagtaaggaggcagaagatgcttctggtacatggaacctggtcatgtagggctgggagagtcagtaagattgtattataggggcctacagtatgtcagtaaggaggcagaagctgcttctggtacatggaccctggtcatgtagggctgggagagtcagtaagagtgtgtaataggggcctacattaagtcagtaaggaggcagaagatgcttctggtacatggaccctggtcatgtagggctgggagagtcagtaagattatgtaataggggactacagtaagtcagtaaggaggcagaagctgcttctggtacatggaccttggtcatgtagggctgggagagtcagtaagattatgtaataggggactacagtaagtcagtaaggaggcagaagctgcttctggtacatggaccctggtcatgtagggctgggagagtcagtaagagtgtgtaataggggcctacattaaatcagtaaggaggcagaagatgcttctggtacatggaccctggtcatgtagggcttggagagtcagtaagatcatgtaataggggcctacagtaagtcagtaaggaggcagaagctgcttctggtacatggaccctggtcatgtagggctgggagagtcagtaagattgtgtaataggggtctacagtaagtcagtaaggagacagaagctgcttctggtacatggaccctggtcatgtaggactgggagagtcagtaagattgtgtaataggggcctacagtaagtcagtaaggaggcagaagctgcttctggtacatggaccctggtcatgtagggctgggagagtcagtaatattatgtaataggtgactacagtaagtcagtaaggaggcagaagctgcttctggtacatggaccctggtcatgtagggctgggagagtcagtaatattatgtaataggtgactacagtaagtcagtaaggaggcagaagctgcttctggtacatggaccctggtcatgtagggctgggagagtcagtaagattatgtaataggggtctacagtaagtcagtaaggagacagaagctgcttctggtacatggaccctggtcatgtagggctgggagagtcagtaagattatgtaataggggcctacagtaagtcagtaaggagacagaagctgcttctggtacatggaccctggtcatgtagggctgggagagtcagtaagattatgtaataggggcctacagtaagtcagtaaggaggcagaagctgcttctggtacatggatcctggtcatgtagggctgggagagtcagtaagattgtgtaataggggcctacagtaagtcagtaaggaggcagaagctgcttctggtacatggaccctggtcatgtagggctgggagagtcagtaagattctgtaataggggcctacagtaagtcagtaaggaggaagaagctgcttctggtacatggaccctggtcatgtagggctgggagagtcagtaagattctgtaatagggaactacagtaagtcagtaaggaggcagaagctgcttctggtacatggaccctggtcatgtagggctgggagagtcagtaagattgtgtaataggggtctacagtaagtcagtaaggagacagaagctgcttctggtacatggaccctggtcatgtagggctgagagagtcagtaagattatgtaataggggcctacagtaagtcagtaaggaggcagaagctgcttctggtacatggaccctggtcatgtagggctgggagagtcagtaagattgtgtaataggggcctacagtaagtcagtaaggaggcagaagctgcttctggtacatggaccctggtcatgtagggctgggagagtcagtaagattatgtaataggggcctacagtaagtcagtaaggaggcagaagctgcttctggtacatggaccctggtcatgtagggctgggagagtcagtaagattatgtaataggggcctacagtaagtcagtaaggaggcagaagctgcttctggtacatggaccctggtcatgtagggctgggagagtcagttacattatgtaataggggcctacagtaagtcagtaaggaggcagaagctgcttctggtacatggaccctggtcatgtagggctgggagagtcagtaagagtgtgtaataggggcctacagtaagtcagtaaggaggcagaagctgcttctggtacatggaccctggtcatgtagggctgggagagtcagtaagattatgtaataggggcctacagtaagtcagtaaggaggcagaaactgcttctggtacatggaccctggtcatgtagggctgggagtcagtaagattatgtaataggtgcctacagtaagtcagtaaggaggcagaagctgcttctggtacatggaccctggtcatgtagggctgggagagtcagtaagattgtgtaataggggcctacattaagtcagtaaggaggcagaagatgcttctggtacatggaccctggtcatgtagggctgggagagtcagtaagattgtattataggggcctacagtatgtcagtaaggaggcagaagctgcttctggtacatggaccctggtcatgtagggcagggagagtcagtaagagtgtgtaataggggcctacattatgtcagtaaggaggcagaagatgcttctggtacatggaccctggtcatgtagggctgggagagtcagtaagattatgtaataggggactacagtaagtcagtaaggaggcagaagctgcttctggtacatggaccttggtcatgtagggctgggagagtcagtaagattatgtaataggggcctacagtaagtcagtaaggaggcagaagctgcttctggtacatggaccctggtcatgtagggctgggagagtcagtaagagtgtgtaataggggcctacagtaagtcagtaaggaggcagaagctgcttctggtacatggaccctggtcatgtagggctgggagagtcagtaagattatgtaataggggcctacagtaagtcagtaaggaggcagaaactgcttctggtacatggaccctggtcatgtagggctgggagtcagtaagattatgtaataggtgcctacagtaagtcagtaaggaggcagaagctgcttctggtacatggaccctggtcatgtagggctgggagagtcagtaagattgtgtaataggggcctacattaagtcagtaaggaggcagaagatgcttctggtacatggaccctggtcatgtagggctgggagagtcagtaagattgtattataggggcctacagtatgtcagtaaggaggcagaagctgcttctggtacatggaccctggtcatgtagggcagggagagtcagtaagagtgtgtaataggggcctacattatgtcagtaaggaggcagaagatgcttctggtacatggaccctggtcatgtagggctgggagagtcagtaagattatgtaataggggactacagtaagtcagtaaggaggcagaagctgcttctggtacatggaccttggtcatgtagggctgggagagtcagtaagattatgtaataggggactacagtaagtcagtaaggaggcagaagctgcttctggtacatggaccctggtcatgtagggctgggagagtcagtaagagtgtgtaataggggcctacattaaatcagtaaggaggcagaagatgcttctggtacatggaccctggtcatgtagggctgggagagtcagtaagattatgtaataggggactacagtaagtcagtaaggaggcagaagctgcttctggtacatggaccctggtcatgtagggctgggagagtcagtaagatcatgtaataggtgcctacagtaagtcagtaaggaggcagaagctgcttctggtacatggaccctggtcatgtagggctgggagagtcagtaagagtgtgtaataggggcctacattaagtcagtaaggaggcagaagatgcttctggtacatggaccctggtcatgtagggctgggagagtcagtaagattatgtaataggggactacagtaagtcagtaaggaggcagaagctgcttctggtacatggaccctggtcatgtagggctgggagagtcagtaagattatgtaataggggactacagtaagtcagtaaggaggcagaagctgcttctggtacatggaccctggtcatgtagggctgggagagtcagtaagattatgtaatagtcaccatcttatAGGCAGCCGGTGAAAggaacagagaatgggtgttatgtggtaagtctggttggtaggtaaagctgagctgtagcctgccctttgttggtgaacttgtaccatatggacctgtttcaccaggactgagtcacagccaactggcatcacccacacctggagctcagctagacaaccatttaggattggtactgggtactcagtacccggagcaaagaacaggtcatctgcatagcagtggtagatgagggcatgacatctggttATTTCAGAAAGAAAAGATGACTACTGGCGCTATAATACTAGATGGCGCATATATGAATGAAGACGCCTGTATAATAAATAACCATCTGGTTTTATTCAAgacaaaatattattattttttaacaacAAACTACTTTCACTATGTAAAATTCACGTATACATGTCATCTAACATTTTTCCTAATTTCAACAACCATTAAAAATCACCTGGCATGTGTTACCATGATAACTATTTCCAGAAATAGATCTTTCATAAGTGTGTTTTAGAAGAAAATACGCTTAAAGgtgctgtcccaaattgtggttgcTGCTCATATGCTATGTGCACACAGCCTAGCACCCCATAAagcaggcatatccaaactgcggccctccagctgttgtgaaactacatatcccagcatgccctgacacagatttgctgtcagagaatgctacagctgtgtcagggcatgctgggatgtgtagtttctcaacagctggagggccgcagtttggacatgcctgccataaaGCATATATTGCTGTACGTGGTGTGAAGATTATTTCACCCAccagtagcatgtatattgcaaaaagcataggataggtaaagaaccttgaagaacaacgcatggcaatgataagtatactccagaagattaaaatggttcctcacctgagtgatgcctattgtgtgcaacaagagatgatttatttctcagagtatagaaatggcttctcacctgtgtgacttctgtgatgtgtaagtaaatcacatcttgttagacaacatttcccacactcagagcaagaaaatggattcttacctgtgtgacttctgagaTGTATAAGAAGatttgatttgagtgcaaaacatttcccacactcagagcaagaaaatggcctctcacctgtgtgacttctctcatgattaataagatgtgatttctgtgcaaaacatttcccacactccgagcaagaaaatggcttctcacctgtgtgacttctctgatgtctaacaagttctgatttgagtgcaaaacatttcccacactcagagcaaaaaaatggcttctcacctgtgtgacttctctgatgtctaacaagatctgatttgagtgcaaaacatttcccacactcagagcaagaaaatggcctctcacctgtgtgacttctctcatgattaataagatgtgatttctgtgcaaaacatttcccacactccgagcaagaaaatggcttctcacctgtgtgacttctctcatgattaataagatgtgatttctgtgcaaaacatttcccacactccgagcaagaaaatggcttctcacctgtgtgacttctctgatgtctaacaagatctgatttgagtgcaaaacatttcccacactcagagcaagaaaatggcttctcacctgtgtgacttctctcatgattaataagatgtgatttctgtgcaaaacatttcccacactcagagcaagaaaatggcttctcacctgtgtgacttctctgatgtctaacaagttctgatttgagtgcaaaacatttcccacactcagagcaagaaaacggcttctcacctgtgtgacttctctgatgtctaacaagatctgatttgagtgcaaaacatttcccacactcagagcaagaaaatggcttctcacctgtgtgacttctctcatgattaataagatgtgatttctgtgcaaaacatttcccacactcagagcaagaaaatgccctctcgcctgtgtgacttttctgatgtataacaagatgtgatttccgtgcaaaacatttcccacactcagagcaagaaaatggcctctcgcctgtgtgacttgtctgatgtataacaagatgtgatttccatgcaaaacatttcccacactcagagcaagaaaatggcctctcacctgtgtgacttctctcatgattaataagatgtgatttctgtgcaaaacatttcccacactcagagcaagaaaatggcttctcacctgtgtgacttctctcatgattaataagatgtgatttctgtgcaaaacatttcccacgctcagagcaagaaaatgccctctcgcctgtgtgacttttctgatgtataacaagatgtgatttccgtgcaaaacatttcccacactcagagcaagaaaatggcctctcacctgtgtgacttttctgatgtataacaagctgtgatttgtatgtaaaacatttcccacactcagaacatatcagtggcctttcacctaccttacctgtgtgtgggttaataggctttgtgttctgtgtaaaacatttggcatctacagaacacagaaactctgtatctactgtcagagctgtaacagatgcaccaatatcagggtgatcaggagaacatttcccagtatcagagggatcagctgatagagctggatgtataattggggtaatggggttatctcctggagaatcctgtctactgtcattatcttttatgtcacaatccggggataacattagatgtccttctgagatattcctgcttgtgtgtccacctgctggaaataaaatacattatggaaatgtgacattttctgtaacaatattaatcttgtaaacaataggagaagacgactctctgggacacttaattgtaaatgtgtgtgtataataaaacataacttttaatgaaggctttataatattgtgtctcagattatcattgtgtccaccctcgtgagaacactcacaataacaaatgtaatattataataagacttagatatagctctctcttgtactggtaacgaaccatgaagtataaatggagacgtAGTCCCTcggcaagtcctatgtcagcaccaatgtaaaacaatggatgggaaacatatcgtatgaattggagattctagatgaacaataacatcagtcatatgagctgatggatcagagaaatgtctcctaacgttactcctggaagcattggtaaggtagcattcctttatgtgtgtgctcatacactggtaagcctgtacatgtgttactcacccttatataaggtatattgctatagcagagtaggtgtggaacaaggaattttacatgcaatacaccatataatacactgcaatcatcatcatcatcatcatcatctgctaggttataataccctgttacacccctatcatcagtgtcttacctctatactctcaatagtaataaggatgatggtgtgcacagtaagtatgatacagagaattacatatcagaatctatacagctgccgccatacttctgcttctcatacgtgtgctactggcagcagtgaacatctgagtgagagtgcagggaagacagcagagtcttatgagaaagagattggatctgcctttgcagggctgtaccacacctgtcacccctgt encodes the following:
- the LOC134983533 gene encoding oocyte zinc finger protein XlCOF7.1-like isoform X1, encoding MENHRPLTSLDGPSNRDTPERCPRPLYSQDCTEENHKTAQDDQDYTVVKKTSSECEILNSHPRVSGGLSRTQSPITVPTPHSLIHERHNDQKILELTNKIIQLLTGEEGEYIEEHRGLYKDLMMENHRPLTSLEGPSNRDTPERCPRPLYSQDCTEENHRIPQEDQDEAQLNNINIKDTEGEKETYVTDTKAEDIEGEEETYVTDMKAEDTEGEEETYVTDIKAEDIDGEEETYVTDMKAEDTEGEEETYVTDIKAEDIDGEEETYVTDIKAEDIEGEEETYVTDIKAEDIDGEEETYVTDIKAEDIEGEEETYVTDIKAEDIDGEEERYVTDMKAEDTEGEEETYVTDIKAEDIEGEEETYVTDIKAEDIEGEEETYVTDIKAEDTEGEEETYVTDIKAEDIEGEEETYVTDIKAEDTEGEEETYVTDITAEDTEGEEETYVTDIKVEDTEGEEETYVRGDQQSKEEEIPTDISTGGHTSRNISEGHLMLSPDCDIKDNDSRQDSPGDNPITPIIHPALSADPSDTGKCSPDHPDIGASVTALTVDTEFLCSVDAKCFTQNTKPINPHTGKVGERPLICSECGKCFTYKSQLVIHQKSHTGERPFSCSECGKCFARKSHLVIHQKSHTGERAFSCSERGKCFAQKSHLINHERSHTGEKPFSCSECGKCFAQKSHLINHERSHTGERPFSCSECGKCFAWKSHLVIHQTSHTGERPFSCSECGKCFARKSHLVIHQKSHTGERAFSCSECGKCFAQKSHLINHERSHTGEKPFSCSECGKCFALKSDLVRHQRSHTGEKPFSCSECGKCFALKSELVRHQRSHTGEKPFSCSECGKCFAQKSHLINHERSHTGEKPFSCSECGKCFALKSDLVRHQRSHTGEKPFSCSECGKCFAQKSHLINHERSHTGEKPFSCSECGKCFAQKSHLINHERSHTGERPFSCSECGKCFALKSDLVRHQRSHTGEKPFFCSECGKCFALKSELVRHQRSHTGEKPFSCSECGKCFAQKSHLINHERSHTGERPFSCSECGKCFALKSNLLIHLRSHTGKNPFSCSECGKCCLTRCDLLTHHRSHTGEKPFLYSEK